Proteins from a single region of Styela clava chromosome 1, kaStyClav1.hap1.2, whole genome shotgun sequence:
- the LOC120344601 gene encoding uncharacterized protein LOC120344601, whose protein sequence is MGDNNGRPERIFWTLTYEKLQPPTPFKVYVAAFHGEFEEKLLESLREHNLQWGGFREFNLGLEDTITIEIEAKGFSVGTKPVTMNWNTIRFANYEIFDPIEVSYLEPSIQETCELKVWLKRSKEDCVEGYKFSINGKNSENNQLLVIDNDSSTNESYHTASEGSPSKWPELDELPGCASSNDRTPDSGIMSPGSAFIGSVGSSLGSAVRSYGQEFVSQTASPILTQRPRASAYNQDSNLSGIDQKFSELKFDDFDDEIEGDIYVGQEL, encoded by the exons ATGGGAGACAATAATGGAAG GCCCGAACGAATATTTTGGACTCTGACATATGAAAAACTTCAACCACCTACTCCATTCAAAGTGTATGTAGCAGCATTCCATGgtgaatttgaagaaaaattgtTGGAATCCTTACGTGAACATAATTTACAGTGGGGTGGATTTCGAGAATTCAACTTGGG ACTGGAAGATACGAttactatagagattgaagcaAAGGGGTTTTCTGTGGGAACTAAACCTGTTACTATGAATTGGAATACCATTCGCTTTGCTAATTATGAAATCTTTGATCCTATTGAGGTATCGTATCTTGAGCCTTCAATACAAGAAACATGTGAGTTGAAAGTTTGGTTAAAAAGATCGAAAGAAGATTGTGTGGAAGGctacaaattttcaattaatggaaaaaattctgaaaataacCAGTTATTGGTTATTGATAATGATTCATCGACTAACGAAAGTTATCACACTGCATCAGAAGGAAGTCCATCAAAATGGCCAGAGCTTGATGAATTGCCGGGATGTGCTTCGTCTAATGACCGAACACCGGATTCTGGCATCATGTCACCTGGAAGTGCTTTCATTGGCTCTGTTGGGAGTTCATTGGGTTCTGCAGTTAGAAGTTATGGGCAGGAGTTTGTTTCGCAAACAGCTTCCCCAATTCTCACTCAGAGGCCTCGGGCTTCAGCTTATAATCAAGATAGCAATCTTTCTGGCATTGATCAAAAATTCTCCgaattaaaatttgatgattTCGATGATGAGATTGAAGGAGACATTTATGTAGGACAAGAATTGTAG